From Aquificota bacterium, one genomic window encodes:
- a CDS encoding fructose-1,6-bisphosphatase produces MKITLSVIKADIGGYVGHSSAHPEVVEKVKEIGLKEVEKGNLIDCQVLVCGDDIALVMTHQHGVDSELVHGIAWRAFEEGTQIAKKLKLYGAGQDLLSDTFSGNVKGMGPGVAEMEFEERPSEPVIVFFADKTAPSAWSLPLYEMFADPMVCAGLVIDPKMHDGFTFEVLDTFTGKAVKLSTPAELYDLLALIGSVERYAVKSVWRNSDGEIAAVASTQRLSLIAGKYVGKDDPVMIVRAQSGFPAIGEILEPFARPWIVEGWMRGSHNGPLMPVSFRYATPSRFDGPPRVIAAGYQIANGKLIGPRDLFDDPAFDKAREQAQIIADILRRQGIFEPHRLPSEEMEYTTLPKILKKLEDRFYDLEEGKKAPTGEEHHTETD; encoded by the coding sequence ATGAAGATAACCCTAAGCGTAATAAAGGCAGACATAGGGGGTTATGTGGGACATTCTTCTGCCCATCCTGAGGTGGTGGAAAAGGTAAAAGAAATAGGATTAAAGGAAGTAGAAAAGGGAAACCTTATAGACTGCCAAGTTCTTGTATGCGGTGATGATATCGCCCTTGTTATGACACACCAGCACGGTGTGGATAGTGAGCTTGTACATGGTATAGCTTGGAGAGCCTTTGAAGAAGGCACCCAAATAGCCAAGAAGCTAAAACTCTATGGAGCTGGGCAGGACCTACTTTCTGACACCTTCTCCGGCAATGTAAAGGGTATGGGTCCTGGCGTTGCAGAGATGGAGTTTGAAGAAAGGCCCTCCGAGCCAGTTATAGTTTTCTTTGCGGATAAAACTGCGCCAAGCGCCTGGAGCCTACCACTATATGAGATGTTTGCAGACCCTATGGTCTGTGCAGGCCTTGTGATAGACCCAAAAATGCACGATGGTTTTACCTTTGAGGTGCTTGATACCTTTACAGGAAAGGCTGTAAAGCTTTCCACACCAGCGGAGCTTTATGACCTTTTGGCTCTAATTGGTAGCGTGGAAAGGTATGCAGTAAAAAGCGTATGGAGAAATTCGGACGGTGAGATAGCGGCGGTGGCTTCCACTCAAAGGCTTTCTTTGATAGCGGGTAAGTATGTGGGTAAGGATGACCCTGTTATGATAGTGAGGGCCCAATCGGGCTTTCCTGCCATAGGCGAAATACTTGAGCCCTTTGCAAGGCCTTGGATTGTGGAAGGTTGGATGAGAGGATCTCACAACGGACCTCTAATGCCCGTATCCTTTAGATATGCCACACCTTCAAGGTTTGATGGCCCACCAAGGGTTATAGCGGCAGGCTACCAGATAGCCAACGGAAAGCTTATAGGTCCAAGGGACCTCTTTGATGACCCAGCCTTTGACAAGGCAAGGGAGCAAGCACAGATAATAGCGGATATTTTGAGGCGCCAAGGTATTTTTGAACCTCATAGGCTTCCTTCCGAGGAGATGGAATATACCACCCTACCCAAGATACTCAAAAAGCTTGAAGACAGGTTTTATGACCTTGAAGAGGGCAAAAAGGCGCCCACAGGAGAAGAACACCATACGGAGACGGACTGA
- a CDS encoding sulfite exporter TauE/SafE family protein, with protein MIAFFVVLFAWFFQSITGFGAGIFIIGILSIFYDPKMVIVSSALFNLLGTLSLIYQNRKGKIEYYLLFSLIFGSIPGIFLGAYVLDRINTKELIFVVAGFISLLGLYDLAVYKGWLRLQINRHMGIPVGFLGGFFAGLVGMGGPPPLVFLTQHLQDPTSIRLMLNLFFTSNILFRLSFYNYMDVVSLDVGFLMAGLLGLLAGTLLGDLFAKKISANQYRAGVPYMIILLGFVLFVFGELHR; from the coding sequence ATGATAGCCTTTTTTGTGGTCCTTTTTGCTTGGTTTTTCCAATCCATAACAGGCTTCGGCGCTGGCATTTTCATAATAGGAATCTTGTCTATCTTTTATGACCCTAAGATGGTAATAGTCTCTTCGGCCCTTTTTAATCTTTTGGGAACTCTTAGCCTCATATACCAAAACAGAAAGGGGAAGATAGAATATTACCTGCTTTTTTCTCTTATATTTGGCTCTATTCCCGGCATATTTTTGGGTGCCTATGTGCTTGATAGGATAAACACGAAGGAGCTTATCTTTGTGGTGGCTGGTTTTATAAGCCTTTTGGGCCTTTATGACCTTGCGGTGTATAAAGGGTGGTTAAGGCTACAGATAAACAGGCATATGGGCATACCTGTGGGCTTTTTGGGAGGCTTTTTTGCAGGGCTTGTGGGTATGGGCGGACCTCCCCCTTTGGTCTTTCTTACCCAACATTTACAGGACCCAACCTCCATAAGGCTGATGCTAAATTTATTTTTTACATCCAACATCCTTTTTAGATTAAGCTTTTACAACTATATGGATGTGGTATCCCTTGATGTGGGCTTTCTAATGGCTGGCCTTTTGGGGCTTTTGGCAGGCACTCTTTTGGGCGACCTTTTTGCTAAGAAAATATCCGCCAATCAATACAGGGCTGGCGTTCCTTATATGATAATCCTTCTTGGCTTTGTACTTTTTGTCTTTGGTGAGCTTCATAGGTAG
- the era gene encoding GTPase Era codes for MKVGYVAIVGKPNVGKSTLLNQILGTKISIISPKPGTTRIRVLGVKNIPGEAQIIFLDTPGIYRPKDALGEAMVNVAKSSLDDADIILFMIDAEDGFREDDKQVFENYVKPYAEEKHIFLVINKVDKVGPVENLLPIAEDLSKKYPEFKEIIPISALKGYNTDELLKVIIKYLPEGEPLFPEDMVTDLPFRLMAAEIIREKVLLKVHQEIPQGVAVMVTEVSEGSHDPNVLVVKAEIIVDRENYKPIIIGKGGQRIKSIGKMAREELEMITGRKVYLELFVRVKPDWKKRPELVKSFGYTL; via the coding sequence ATGAAGGTTGGTTATGTTGCCATAGTAGGAAAGCCCAATGTGGGAAAGTCTACACTGCTTAATCAAATTCTTGGAACAAAAATATCCATCATATCTCCAAAGCCTGGCACTACCCGTATAAGGGTCTTGGGTGTAAAAAACATACCGGGAGAAGCCCAGATCATCTTCCTTGATACACCCGGTATTTACAGGCCAAAGGATGCCCTTGGTGAAGCCATGGTAAACGTGGCAAAGTCTTCTTTGGACGATGCGGACATCATACTCTTTATGATAGATGCGGAGGATGGCTTTAGAGAAGATGATAAACAGGTTTTTGAGAACTATGTAAAGCCCTATGCAGAAGAGAAGCATATTTTCCTTGTGATAAACAAAGTAGATAAGGTAGGTCCGGTGGAAAACCTACTTCCCATAGCAGAAGACCTTTCTAAAAAATACCCAGAGTTCAAGGAGATTATCCCCATAAGCGCCCTAAAGGGCTACAACACCGATGAACTTCTAAAGGTCATAATTAAATACCTTCCCGAGGGTGAGCCACTCTTTCCGGAAGATATGGTCACCGACCTTCCATTTAGGCTTATGGCTGCGGAGATAATAAGAGAGAAGGTCCTCCTAAAGGTGCATCAAGAGATCCCACAAGGTGTGGCTGTAATGGTAACGGAAGTTTCTGAAGGTAGCCACGACCCAAATGTATTGGTTGTGAAGGCGGAGATAATAGTGGATAGGGAAAACTACAAGCCCATAATAATAGGAAAGGGTGGACAGAGGATAAAGTCCATAGGGAAGATGGCGAGGGAAGAGCTGGAGATGATAACCGGTAGGAAGGTCTATCTTGAGCTTTTTGTCCGAGTAAAGCCAGATTGGAAGAAGAGGCCAGAGTTAGTCAAGAGCTTTGGATATACCCTCTGA
- a CDS encoding DUF302 domain-containing protein, with amino-acid sequence MLMTYETTKSVEEVRKAIEEKAKANGFGVMSVHEVSNILESKGVPISYKCVIVEVCSPRHASQVLSKDPYISTAMPCRIAIFEENGKTVVSTMAPTTMLELFKRPELEEIAKEVEELMKKIMEESL; translated from the coding sequence ATGCTTATGACCTATGAGACAACAAAAAGTGTGGAAGAGGTAAGGAAAGCTATTGAAGAGAAGGCAAAGGCCAACGGCTTTGGTGTTATGTCTGTTCATGAGGTCTCCAACATACTGGAAAGCAAAGGTGTGCCAATAAGCTACAAGTGTGTTATAGTGGAGGTTTGCTCTCCAAGACATGCAAGCCAAGTTCTCTCCAAAGACCCCTACATATCTACAGCCATGCCTTGCAGGATAGCAATCTTTGAAGAGAACGGAAAGACGGTGGTAAGCACCATGGCACCAACGACCATGCTTGAACTTTTCAAAAGACCGGAGCTTGAAGAAATAGCCAAAGAAGTAGAAGAACTAATGAAAAAAATAATGGAGGAGAGCCTATGA
- a CDS encoding thioredoxin domain-containing protein, with protein MPNRLINSKSPYLRKSAHQPVDWYEWSEEAFQKAKKEDKPILLSIGGVWCHWCHVMAHESFENPEIARIINENFVPIKVDRDERPDIDRRYQEVVVALTGSGGWPLTVFLTPDGKAFFGGTYFPPEDRWGRPGFKSLLLRIAQLWREDRGKILKSAESIYESLLNYSQQNFKDPVDWSLLEKGISVLLASLDYDHGGVGSAPKFHHAKAFELLIYHNYFVPSPVLEKAISLSLDAMAKGGVYDHLLGGFFRYSTDDRWHVPHFEKMLYDNAELLRLYSIAYKAFGKKLYKKVAEGILRYYKAYGYDERGGFYASQDADIGKLDEGGYYTFTQEELEKVLTPEELRVATLYFGFARMPHEPQKNVLYINMEEEEISKVLNMPLEEVERLVDSIKAKLLEYRERTREMPYIDKTIYANWNALMITGLCDYWKVFGDESARLMAERTVERLIKEYYKDGRLYHKEGVEGFSEDYVFLSQALLSLFEITQKKEYLDLSVEMMKKAIELFWDGQDWGFYDSALEGEGLLRVRLKNLQDTPTQSVNGSAGYTLLLLGTLTGDGSFIDYAEKTLQAFSRFVREVPMASHSYLVSLYAYLKGIYKVETESFFEEALRLFRPFKFVVKAPVDGLVVCEGQSCRKFENLNQILI; from the coding sequence TTGCCAAATAGACTTATAAATTCAAAAAGTCCCTATCTTAGGAAGTCTGCCCATCAACCGGTGGATTGGTATGAATGGTCGGAAGAAGCCTTCCAAAAGGCCAAGAAAGAGGATAAGCCCATTCTGCTTTCCATAGGTGGTGTTTGGTGCCATTGGTGCCACGTGATGGCACACGAAAGCTTTGAAAATCCAGAGATAGCCAGGATAATAAACGAAAACTTTGTCCCAATCAAAGTGGATAGGGATGAGAGGCCGGACATAGACAGAAGGTATCAGGAGGTGGTTGTTGCCCTCACAGGTTCTGGAGGTTGGCCCCTAACTGTCTTTTTGACGCCCGATGGAAAGGCCTTCTTTGGGGGTACTTACTTTCCACCGGAGGACCGATGGGGAAGGCCAGGATTTAAAAGCCTACTCCTTAGGATAGCACAGCTTTGGAGGGAGGACAGGGGAAAAATACTAAAATCTGCAGAAAGTATATATGAAAGCCTTTTAAACTATAGCCAGCAAAACTTTAAGGACCCTGTAGATTGGAGTCTTCTTGAAAAGGGTATTTCTGTCTTGCTTGCCAGCTTGGACTATGACCATGGTGGTGTGGGTAGTGCGCCCAAGTTCCATCATGCAAAGGCCTTTGAGCTTCTCATATACCACAACTACTTTGTTCCTTCGCCGGTGTTGGAAAAGGCCATAAGCCTTTCCTTGGATGCCATGGCAAAGGGTGGAGTCTATGACCACCTTCTTGGCGGATTTTTTAGGTATTCCACCGACGATAGGTGGCATGTGCCACACTTTGAAAAGATGCTATACGACAACGCAGAACTGCTTCGCCTTTATTCCATAGCCTATAAGGCCTTTGGCAAAAAGCTATATAAAAAGGTTGCGGAAGGAATCCTTAGGTATTACAAGGCCTATGGCTACGATGAAAGGGGTGGCTTTTATGCCTCTCAGGATGCGGATATAGGGAAGCTTGATGAGGGTGGCTATTATACCTTTACGCAGGAAGAGCTTGAAAAGGTCCTCACACCAGAAGAGTTAAGGGTTGCCACGCTATACTTTGGCTTTGCAAGAATGCCACATGAACCACAAAAGAATGTGCTTTACATAAACATGGAAGAGGAGGAAATCTCCAAAGTTCTAAACATGCCCTTAGAAGAGGTGGAGAGGCTTGTGGACTCTATAAAGGCAAAGCTTCTTGAGTATAGGGAAAGGACAAGGGAGATGCCCTACATAGACAAAACAATATACGCAAATTGGAACGCCCTTATGATAACCGGTCTTTGTGATTACTGGAAGGTCTTTGGAGACGAGTCTGCAAGGCTTATGGCGGAGAGGACCGTGGAAAGGCTTATAAAGGAATACTACAAAGATGGCAGGCTATACCATAAGGAGGGTGTGGAAGGCTTTTCCGAAGATTATGTCTTTCTCTCACAGGCACTTCTTTCTCTTTTTGAGATAACGCAGAAGAAGGAATATCTTGACCTGTCTGTGGAGATGATGAAAAAAGCCATAGAACTTTTCTGGGATGGCCAAGACTGGGGCTTTTATGACTCTGCCTTGGAAGGTGAGGGCCTCTTAAGGGTAAGGCTAAAAAACCTACAGGACACTCCCACTCAATCTGTAAACGGATCTGCTGGGTATACCCTTTTGCTTTTGGGGACTCTTACCGGAGATGGTAGCTTTATAGACTACGCAGAAAAGACTCTTCAAGCCTTTTCAAGGTTTGTAAGAGAGGTGCCTATGGCTTCGCACTCATACCTGGTAAGCCTATATGCATACCTTAAGGGCATATACAAGGTGGAAACAGAAAGCTTTTTTGAAGAAGCCCTAAGGCTATTTAGACCCTTTAAGTTCGTGGTGAAAGCTCCTGTGGATGGCCTTGTAGTATGCGAAGGTCAAAGCTGTAGAAAGTTTGAAAACCTTAACCAAATTTTAATATAA
- the hisD gene encoding histidinol dehydrogenase: protein MRIEDLRHSAWRFNERLRFLKERGQFLAEEYEPAVKEIIQRVQKEGDSAIIEYTKRFDGIELTPDTMEVPYEALEEAYDELEEDVKSALEIAHERIRRFHEKQLERSFFVEEEGIILGNKVLPLERVGIYVPGGKAAYPSTVLMNAVPAVVAGVEEVIMVSPKPNKYTLAAAFIAGVSKVYQIGGAQAIAGLAFGTQSLPKVDKIVGPGNIYVALAKKLLYGVVDIDMIAGPSEILIIADGSVDPKWTASDLLSQAEHDELAGAFMITTDEEYAKEVAHWVDKLLEDFPRKEIAQKSIERFGTIFLVEDLYQACEVANHIAPEHLEVLTEDPFSLLPYIKHAGAIFLGKYATEPLGDYVLGPNHTLPTGGTARFFSPLGVYHFLKRSSVIYLSREGFEKVAEPAENIAKAEGLYAHFYAVRVRRE, encoded by the coding sequence ATGCGTATAGAGGACCTTAGGCATTCTGCATGGAGGTTTAATGAGAGGCTGCGGTTTTTAAAAGAGAGGGGACAGTTTTTGGCTGAGGAATATGAACCTGCGGTAAAGGAGATAATACAAAGGGTTCAAAAGGAGGGAGACAGCGCCATAATAGAGTACACAAAAAGGTTTGACGGCATAGAGCTAACTCCGGATACTATGGAAGTTCCTTATGAAGCCCTTGAAGAGGCTTACGATGAGTTAGAAGAGGATGTAAAATCTGCCCTTGAGATAGCTCATGAAAGGATAAGGCGTTTTCATGAGAAACAGCTGGAGAGAAGCTTTTTTGTGGAAGAAGAGGGCATAATACTTGGCAACAAAGTTCTTCCTCTTGAGAGGGTTGGCATATACGTGCCCGGTGGTAAGGCAGCCTATCCTTCTACCGTTTTGATGAACGCAGTGCCTGCGGTAGTTGCTGGCGTGGAAGAGGTTATAATGGTATCTCCAAAGCCAAACAAATATACTCTTGCGGCGGCCTTTATAGCTGGCGTGAGCAAAGTATATCAAATAGGTGGGGCCCAGGCCATAGCTGGACTTGCCTTTGGCACCCAAAGCCTGCCAAAGGTAGACAAAATCGTAGGTCCGGGAAACATATACGTGGCCCTTGCCAAAAAGCTCCTATACGGTGTTGTGGATATAGACATGATAGCTGGACCCTCCGAAATACTCATCATAGCCGACGGAAGCGTGGACCCCAAATGGACTGCCAGCGACCTTCTCTCTCAGGCGGAGCATGATGAGCTTGCTGGCGCCTTTATGATAACCACCGATGAAGAATACGCCAAAGAGGTGGCCCATTGGGTAGACAAACTCCTTGAGGACTTTCCAAGGAAAGAGATAGCTCAAAAGTCCATAGAAAGGTTTGGCACCATCTTCCTTGTGGAGGACCTATACCAAGCCTGTGAGGTGGCAAACCATATAGCACCAGAGCATCTTGAGGTTCTCACAGAAGACCCCTTTTCCCTTTTGCCTTACATAAAACACGCTGGAGCCATATTCCTTGGCAAGTATGCCACCGAGCCTCTTGGCGATTATGTGCTTGGTCCTAACCATACACTACCTACTGGAGGCACGGCCAGGTTTTTCTCACCCCTTGGTGTCTATCATTTTCTAAAGAGAAGCTCTGTTATATACCTTTCAAGGGAAGGCTTTGAAAAGGTGGCCGAACCTGCGGAAAACATAGCAAAGGCGGAAGGCCTTTATGCCCACTTTTATGCGGTAAGGGTAAGAAGAGAGTGA
- a CDS encoding DUF29 domain-containing protein, with amino-acid sequence MRTISKEELKGLYEKDFPLWVEKNLELLRERAYDLVDWENLLEEIEDMARSDLKACVSYLAVVLEHLYKWDNLRNLTKAGEGKGGLSWIKSVEISRRKINRLFRESPSLMAKLPQKLDYAWEEARDNIELWLSEIEEDPDQYHIPEECPYTYEEAMTKDLKKEMERP; translated from the coding sequence ATGAGAACCATAAGCAAGGAGGAGTTGAAAGGGCTGTATGAAAAGGATTTCCCTCTCTGGGTGGAAAAAAATTTAGAGCTTCTTAGAGAGAGGGCTTATGACTTAGTAGACTGGGAAAACCTTTTGGAGGAAATAGAGGATATGGCAAGGTCTGACCTAAAGGCTTGTGTTAGCTACTTGGCTGTTGTCTTAGAACACCTCTATAAGTGGGATAACCTTAGAAATCTAACAAAAGCTGGAGAGGGAAAAGGAGGACTTAGCTGGATAAAGAGTGTGGAGATATCCAGGCGTAAAATAAACCGCCTATTTCGTGAGAGTCCAAGCTTGATGGCTAAACTACCACAGAAGCTTGATTATGCATGGGAGGAGGCCAGAGATAACATAGAGTTATGGTTATCGGAAATAGAAGAGGATCCAGACCAATACCACATTCCAGAAGAGTGCCCTTACACTTACGAAGAAGCCATGACAAAAGACTTAAAAAAGGAGATGGAAAGGCCTTAA
- a CDS encoding type II secretion system F family protein, whose translation MKGIIKNYLELRKGGISYYDLSFVLIELSMLLESGLTLIRAIEVASSQSTNSRIKEALIEVKTAIEAGETLHRAFSKAGVFPEFFLEMLKVAERGENLEKILRIAGEYLQKIEENKMKVLTSLAYPSFVIVASLLALFVAVKFVVPKIANVLQGLGKDLPLITKALLFFSHLLSYLIYFLPAFAMLYLFRHKLISKERWDKYFLMLPIFGKVSFYYNLSRLAGTLLMALSSGIPLTKAISLSLGSLNNAYLRSVLSGVDKEVSKGRSLSLVLKERWVLPDTFINLLALGEKSGELEKSLKMLQDMYERQAERIIAFWLRFAEPIAMLLVGLLVALIVLSVVLPLSEISTGIKG comes from the coding sequence ATGAAAGGGATAATAAAAAATTACCTTGAACTAAGGAAGGGAGGAATATCCTACTATGACCTTTCTTTTGTGCTTATTGAACTTTCCATGCTCTTAGAATCGGGTCTAACCCTCATAAGGGCTATTGAGGTAGCATCTTCTCAGTCAACCAATAGTAGGATAAAAGAAGCTCTCATAGAGGTTAAAACTGCCATAGAGGCTGGAGAGACCTTGCATAGAGCTTTTTCAAAGGCTGGGGTCTTTCCAGAGTTTTTTCTTGAGATGCTAAAGGTGGCAGAAAGGGGAGAAAACCTTGAAAAGATACTGCGTATAGCAGGAGAATACCTTCAAAAGATAGAAGAGAATAAAATGAAGGTGCTTACTTCCCTTGCCTATCCCTCCTTTGTTATAGTTGCGAGCTTGCTCGCCCTTTTTGTTGCTGTAAAGTTTGTAGTTCCCAAAATAGCAAACGTTCTTCAAGGCCTTGGCAAGGACCTACCTCTTATCACAAAAGCCCTTTTGTTCTTTTCTCATCTCCTTTCTTATCTCATTTATTTTTTACCAGCCTTTGCAATGCTTTACCTTTTTAGACATAAGCTTATAAGTAAAGAACGATGGGATAAGTATTTCCTTATGCTTCCCATCTTTGGTAAGGTTTCTTTCTACTATAACCTTTCACGCCTTGCTGGCACTTTACTTATGGCCTTGTCCTCCGGCATACCACTAACTAAGGCCATAAGCCTAAGCCTTGGAAGTTTAAACAACGCTTATCTCAGGTCTGTCCTCTCCGGTGTAGATAAAGAGGTTTCAAAAGGAAGGAGTCTAAGCTTGGTACTAAAAGAAAGATGGGTGCTTCCAGACACCTTTATAAACCTTTTGGCCCTTGGTGAAAAGAGTGGTGAGCTGGAGAAAAGCCTTAAAATGCTTCAGGATATGTATGAAAGGCAGGCGGAAAGGATTATAGCCTTTTGGCTTAGGTTTGCAGAGCCTATAGCCATGCTTTTGGTAGGTCTTTTGGTGGCACTTATAGTCCTAAGCGTGGTTTTACCTCTCAGTGAGATATCAACAGGAATAAAAGGCTAA
- a CDS encoding arsenic transporter, which produces MPLLSVAIFVLTLFLVIKKPKKIGIGYSATFGALLALAFGVVSLQDVERVIHIVWDPTLAFLGIVFVSILLDKIGFFEWAALHMIHLANGDGKRLFLYIVLLGALISAFFSNDGTALILTPIIYQKIKYLRLKERYMLPYIMSAGFVADTTSLPLVISNLVNILTANFFSIGFFEYALRMVLVNFFSLFATIVVLYAYYRKDMISRYDVEVLEDKPPKLAIRDPYVFKLVWFVAPLVLLAFFLSEAIYHIPTSFIILSVGLILFLASLKHRVFNLRLLILKETPWEIVFFSIGMYVVVYGLKKAGLISQLSKIIEMAVSHGLFSGISITGFLSAFLSSTMNNLPSVMIMNLAIEQAHLPVALEKTLALANVIGCDLGPKITPIGSLATLLWLYVLEYKGIKIGWGYYFKTGLILTIPTLAFTLLGLYLVSLLFLLISH; this is translated from the coding sequence ATGCCCCTTTTGTCTGTGGCCATCTTTGTCCTTACCCTCTTTTTGGTTATAAAAAAGCCTAAGAAGATAGGCATAGGCTATAGCGCCACCTTTGGTGCCTTGCTTGCTTTGGCTTTTGGTGTGGTGTCCCTTCAAGATGTGGAAAGAGTTATCCACATAGTTTGGGATCCAACCCTTGCCTTCTTAGGTATTGTTTTTGTATCCATATTGCTGGATAAGATAGGCTTTTTTGAGTGGGCCGCTCTTCATATGATACACCTTGCCAATGGGGATGGAAAAAGGCTCTTTCTATACATAGTGCTTTTGGGTGCGTTAATATCCGCCTTTTTCTCCAACGATGGCACAGCCCTTATCCTCACACCCATCATCTATCAAAAGATAAAGTATCTAAGACTAAAGGAAAGGTATATGCTTCCCTACATCATGTCCGCCGGCTTTGTGGCAGATACTACAAGCCTTCCCCTTGTTATATCCAACCTTGTAAATATACTAACCGCCAACTTCTTTAGTATAGGCTTTTTTGAATACGCCCTTAGGATGGTTTTGGTAAATTTCTTTTCTCTTTTTGCCACCATTGTGGTGCTTTATGCCTATTACAGAAAGGATATGATAAGTAGGTATGATGTGGAAGTGTTGGAAGATAAGCCACCCAAGCTTGCCATAAGGGACCCATATGTGTTTAAACTTGTTTGGTTTGTTGCCCCCCTTGTTCTTTTGGCTTTTTTCCTTAGCGAAGCCATATACCATATACCCACTTCCTTCATCATACTTTCCGTGGGCCTTATCCTCTTTTTGGCCTCATTAAAACATAGAGTTTTTAACCTTAGGCTTCTTATCCTTAAAGAGACCCCTTGGGAGATAGTATTTTTCTCCATAGGCATGTATGTGGTGGTTTATGGCCTCAAAAAGGCTGGACTGATCTCCCAACTATCAAAGATTATAGAGATGGCTGTAAGCCACGGACTTTTTTCCGGCATATCCATAACGGGCTTTTTATCTGCTTTTCTTTCATCCACCATGAACAACCTACCCTCTGTTATGATAATGAACCTTGCCATAGAACAGGCACACCTACCTGTGGCTTTGGAAAAGACCCTTGCCTTGGCCAATGTGATAGGATGCGATTTAGGTCCAAAAATAACACCAATAGGCTCTCTTGCAACCCTTTTGTGGCTTTATGTGCTTGAATACAAGGGCATAAAAATAGGTTGGGGCTACTATTTCAAAACGGGCCTAATACTTACCATACCTACCTTAGCCTTTACCCTCTTGGGCCTTTATCTTGTTAGCCTTTTATTCCTGTTGATATCTCACTGA
- a CDS encoding metalloregulator ArsR/SmtB family transcription factor, with amino-acid sequence MTERELQKVFHALSDPIRLRMVRLLLEYPEVCVCQFQNIFGTYQPRISFHLRVLRDAGIVESKRRGKWVYYGIKHLPECVRQMISTLPLEEKPVSCTPNG; translated from the coding sequence ATGACGGAAAGAGAGCTTCAAAAGGTCTTCCATGCCCTATCCGACCCCATAAGGTTAAGGATGGTAAGGCTTCTTTTGGAGTATCCAGAAGTATGCGTTTGCCAGTTTCAAAATATTTTTGGCACCTATCAACCCCGAATATCCTTCCACCTTAGGGTATTAAGGGATGCGGGCATAGTGGAGAGCAAAAGGCGTGGCAAATGGGTTTATTACGGTATAAAGCACCTGCCAGAATGCGTAAGACAGATGATAAGCACCCTTCCCCTTGAAGAAAAGCCTGTATCTTGCACGCCAAATGGGTAA